AGGATGAAGAGACAGTAAAGAAGAATccacagaaccagcagcagcagctccagcTCTGACATCGCACCACAAGGGGGCACCACATTCCTAGAAATAACACCATCGCTGAAAGACTAGAGAAACAGCCAACATAAGTGATTGAAACATGGAGACAACCAGAGCATTGAATTTACCTCGAGTTAACTGAAGGCAATTCCTTGAGACAATTGTAGTGTTGGTGTAATGTTCAGAGTAGAGAATATTCACTGTATGAATGAACATACCCTTATGCCTGGGAATTGCCACTGTTTGCAGAAATCAATTTTTCTAGAAGAGTGAAGTCACTATGTTGATGAGAAGGATGTGTCCCAATCCTCAGTACTGTCTTCTTGTGTGCCCTCCCTGAGATGCACTCCCTCTGTAACCTCCTTATCCTTCAACTTCACAGCGCagcagcctcccgagtggcgcagcggtctaaggcactgcatctcagtgcaagaggcgtcactacagtccctggttcaaatccaggctgaatgacatctggccatgattgggagtccaatagggcggcgcacaattggcccagcgttgtccgggtttggccagggtaggcagtcattgtaaataagaatttgttcttagcggacttgcctagtttaaataaaggttaaataaaagtaaaataatctCTCTTCACAACCTCTCCTTTCTCCACCTATTCTCCAAAGCCATCCTCTGCATTCACATCTTCCTCCAACCTCTGCCATATCTATGTCTAGCAATTTCTTCTCGGTCTTTCTTTTGTGACATCCAGCCTCTCCTGCTTAGGGACCGTGTGCTTTCCCTCCCACTGCTCCTTGTTACTGCCCTGTCCAGCCTCCTTCAAAACCTCCCCTTCCAATTCCACCTCTTCAGAGctcttctctacctcctctaAGTTCTTTATTTTCCACTTCTACACTCAATTCTTATTTTACACAGTCATGCAACTTGTCACTGTCCTGTACAATTTCTTCCCTGAGATAATCATCTTCACTCAACTTTTTCTTTCTCTTCGCCGTTTTCTTGCTCCTCCTTGCCAAAGTCACCCCCCCTCCCTCAAAGCTGtatcctcttctttctcctccttcAGCACTCACCTCTTCCTCCACAACCACTCTCTCCAACCTCTGCCATCCATCTATTTCTCTGTCGCTTTCCTGTTGCTCAGGGACTGTTTCCTGCGGTTTGTCACCATCTTCTCCAACATCATACACCTCCTTTACCACCTCTTCAAAAAAGGTCTCTTCTCCACTCACGTCTTCATTTAAATATTCCCGTTTGCCACTTCATTGTTAACGCTCTCCTGGATACAGCTCAGTGTTCTGGTCTTTAGACTGGGctcccttctccttccttctcaACAGCACCATTCCTCAGGGTGACTGACATCTCTATACACTGTGGCTCACATTCAGCTTCACTGTATCACCTCTGTTAGATTCAGATCTAATTCCAACCGGGGGTTTGACTCCAAGCCGCTCGCTGTCGGCTCTAACCCTGATATTTATCCACAGAGTTTCCTTGTTCAGGTCCAGAACATAGCTGTACGCGCCCTCGTCTGAGACAGTGTGTAGACGCCTTTCTCTGGGAGAAGTTGTCCTCGTCCATACAGAGCTCGCTGTACGTCTGCTCCTCAGCGGTCTTCTCCATCCAGATCCACACGTCCTTGTCAGCAGAGGGTAGATTGAGATTTAAAAATCCATTTGACTCAGTGTCACTCACAGAGCTCCAAGTATCTTTACTCAGACCCAATGGGGCATTTGACTCCCTGTGAATCATAGTATTCCTGATACACTGATTCCAATCTCCCCTCTGGTGCTTTGAGGGCCATGTTGTGAGAGAGTCATAATGGATACTGGATTGGGCAGACAAAATGTGTTCAGCCAGGGGAGAGGGGGTTATCTGGGTCTCCACTACAGGGCTGGAGGTCCTCCTCATCCATGGCGGTTGCTCCCTGGTCCTCTCCTAAACCAGAGACAGAATCCAGGTCTGGGCTTCTGGTGGAATCAGAGGTCTGGTCAGGGTTGGGGACAGTGGTCTCTGATGGGGGTGAAGGTCTCTGGTGTTGGTTGGTTCGTATTGTCTCTGACCAGGATTCAGCTCATGTCAAAGTCAGATGTATTGTTCTATTGAAcaacaaataacaaataattgaAAGCCCTTAGTTTTTTTTATTAAGAGCCACTGTCTTGTCAAAGGCTTGTAAAGACTATTACTCTATACATGTAAATGGTCGGTAGAGCAACATTTGAAAGAATACCGTAGTGTGGAACAATTAGACATGACATTCCATTCATCCAGTCCAGGGTAGTGTTCTAAGAACTGGGACACAGGTTATGGACTGCTCATCTGGAGTAGTGTGTGTGACATTAGCAAAAAGAAACAAGATATTACAAAGCAGAGACTTGTGTCTACTGATGATATACAGTACATCGTTGTGCAGCAAAAGCCACTGGGTTCATCAGATGCATGGTTTCCACTGTGTATTAACAAGGGAGTTCACTCTAGAGGGTGTCAGGCTCCAGTAGTGGTGGGATCCCCCAGGCCATGCCGTGCTATCCTGAAGGCTTCCTCTACATTCTCCTTGGGCTCTCTGGACAGTGTCACTCATGTCCACTAGGCCTGGATCTATCAACTTAACCAGAGCCAGGAAGGACAGGCCACTGCACCAGCTCTGCCCAAAGTCGCGCACCTCCACCACAAACCCGGCACAATAAATAAGGGATAGACCATCAGGGTGTGCAATAAAAGCCGTCATTACTCAGATGACTATACCCGAAAATTGCATTTGTTTACTGTGGGGAACGCACAACAACATAGGCTACTGTAACAGCAAAACAAAcaatgtacagtaggcctatatcagaACACCTCCAGTGAAACATGGCCAATATTAGACCACCAACACAGTAGGGCTGATGGGTCCTTACCAGTTTACACCCTGTCAGTTCCTCCAGTAAAGCCATGAGAACCCTGCCACCCTGAATGTCTGTGAACAAGTCCTCTATCTCCAGATAAAGGGCACACtgggtgaaaaaaaatatatatatgttgatCCACATCTGATATCAATTTTTTTCACTACAGTGGTCCTGAGTGACACACTACTCAGCTCatcaatgtcaaatataaaaatgtCAGGACTACAACTCAAGAGGGCTAGACAGTTGGTTAGTGTAGTTTCAGAGGGGGTGCCTCAACTCTAACCCTGTCCAAGTGCATATTTATCCGCCTGGTGAAAGTCTTCTGGATAGCTTCCctctcacctgagagagatgtTTGATGATGTGCCATTCGTCTGGCATTATCACAGACACTGCAGAGAAAGTTCACACTGAAATATGTGCTATAATGCGTTCAAAACATCCATATGAAAACATTGCACACGACCGTGCAGTAAAGGGTGCAGTCAGTAGGAAAGGAAAGGCAAGCCCTACAGGTGATGGCGCAACGcaccaaaaatatgaaataaggaCAAATGTGAATGCATATCCATAACACAGTCTATTAAAATACAATCTCAATTGAAAAAGTTTGATTTTATTGAATGCGATTGTTTCTCTTTCAACACCAtctgataaaaaaaatatcagaacgaTTTAATCAAGCCAAGGACTGATAGGAAACTGAATGTCTGAGGAAAAAGATTTGGGAATCAACAAGGAGAGGTCTATCAAATTATTAAAATGAGCTTGAAGCACATTCAGTCGCCGTTCACTTCTCCAATAGATTCTTCGGTTTCAAAGAGACTTGCATTCGTCTGCCTTGCCATCAGGAAGCTTGGCAATGTCAGACCCTAACGTGAAGAATATCCACATTTTACATTGCCATTATATTTTTTCAGGCTGAACAGGACTAACAATGTCTAACAAAGTAGTGAAATAACTTGTTATTTAGTTCCACATCAATAAAAAAATAAGTTGTGATGTGTCAAACAGAGAATCTAACCTGAACACACTAGAACTCCTCGACGTTATAACCCCGCCTATGGCGTAATCGCAATTAACCTGAACCTGGTAATGCTGTCATATACAATatcaatctatacacacacacacaaaagtatgtggacaccccttcaaatttgtggattcggctatttcagccacacccgttgctgtcaGGTAGATTTATATATAAAGACATATATAAAAAcctgagcacacagccaggacTAATCGCCCAACACCAGAGCCTGACCTCAcgaatgctcgtggctgaatggaagcaggtccccacagcaatgtttcaacatctagtggaaagccttcccaggagagtggaggctgttaaatcAGCAatgaggggaccaactccatgattttggaataagctGTTTGACGAGCACGTGTCCACATAAGTTTGAATGACTGAAAGTGTAGACTATATCTATACAGAGAAACAAATGGTGGAGTTTATATGCAGATATATAGACCCTGCCTCTTGTTTGTTGAAAATCTCAAACGTATGTTATTCAGAAACAATGCAAAAGGCTGAAGGAAAATTAGCAAAAGTTTATCTTACCTGAAACAGTTCTGATCTGAATTAACAGCTGAGGAACATAACACTACAGTATGTGCATATAAAATGTGTATTTGCATAGAAAATTAGACACTTGACGATTTCAGATGCCCTCAGAAAATGTACACAAAAAAGTAAACTGAAGTCAATTCTGGAGGTAACTATCAAAAAAGAAAAGGTTACACACCTACAGAGACATACTCTGGTAGCAGCTTCAGAGGGTGGTTTAGGTCTTCATCCAGATTACAGAAGTATGGGAAAACTTTTCCATAGATGTGTGTGAACGTGTTTTCTGTTGACTGGGTAGGAGAAAGAGACTTCTACAGTCCAGCTGTACTCTGATCCTCATGCTTCACTGTGAGGGATCCCtaaaggaggacaggagagagatcgCTCTGACACCCACcatgatctacacacacacagggtttatAAAAAGTATGACAAAGAAGGTCATTGAATTCCAATGCTGGGTCAGCCAACAAacagttggtgagggccaaagACTGGATCCCAAATGTACAGATACTAGTGATAGAATGTGGCAACTCGACAGTGCATGACAGGAAAATCTTCTCCTTGCAAACAATGTCTGGTTACCGCACATGGCTTTTTCTTCCTGCTTCAAGAAAGGTGAGGGTACATGTGGTTCCGTCACCGCCGTGGAAAGCAGGGTTCTCCGTGGAGAATCTGTCCAAGGAACATCGCACGTGAAACTCCTGAATCTCCAGAAGTCACGCCTTAGCTTCCTTATTTTACTTTATGCAACCTTGTTTCACCACAAGCAATTGTCCTTGCAAGAGTATATCACAAGGTTGCAAATGGCTGTGCATCTTTAGCATGTTACACGACCAGCAAGACACAGCCACAGGCCCTGGGGTGTAAGGATTAGTCCAAACTAATATTCAGgtaggtaggtccctccccgttcCGTTTACTTCCGATTAAGACATTTTATGTAACAGAATCGGCGCCCCAATACTTACCTATAGTTAACTAACTAGCTACCtactcactcacaaacaaaccccaaaaagTTCCATCAACTTGTGTTGTGAAAATATATAAAGCACCGTTTTCATAGAAATACAGTTAGAATAGCGCAACTCATACAATTTTACAAACCTGTGTGGAATGTGTGCATGGTTTCTTTCTACAATCTTCGTTTAAACGTTTCTGTTCTTACCGGAAGCGGAAGCCACTAATGACGTCGTATAACCGGAAGCTTATTTTCACCAATTATGTTAAAACGTTTGTCAGACGATTctgttttaaatatatatatattatctagGACTATAAGTattattaaataaaatgttttcgtAAGTTATTTCTTCACCCACGCTGTGTAACGATTGTTATTGCCGTTTACGTGAACCAATGGCAAACGTGCCGGAATTTATGCTGTCCAATCAACGTTCAGATGTAGTTGCTTCCATCTTGGCATATCGAGGTGGATGTTTGCGTCTGAACTGAACTACCATAGAGTTTGTACTGTCTTTGGCTCAACTGTGTTGCTGTCTGTAATTTAACACAATATTTTTCTAAAGTCTAACGAAAACCATGAACAACCTAATTCGGTTAACTGTTCGCTGTTTTCGGTTGAGTTCGTCGGTCTATCTACCGAGGAAAGTTGATGGACAAAATGTGTCGTTGCCAACATTGAAGTCTTCGGCCCGGTTCATGTGTTCGGCGCCCTTACAGACAGATCTTGGCGATATGGTGAAAAAAGACAAGGTGGTGGTGTTTATGAAAGGGACGCCTGCCCAGCCGATGTGTGGCTTCAGTAATGCCGTGGTTCAGATCTTGAGGATGCATGGTGTGAATGAATATGCTGCATATAACGTGTTGGATGACCAGGATCTCAGACAAGGTCAGTACAGCTAGCTACCGTTACAGCTATAACGTAAGCTATAGCTACTGTCACTTTTTACTTCCTATCCTACAGTACtagcctactttttttttttcaagccTTGATATATTTGAATTTTTTAATAGAAATTGTTTCAGTAAAATTACTAATCTCTATATGTGGCTGGCTGTATGTATGGTACATTACCCTGTCCAAAAGTAGTTGTGCGCCTTTTAAAATGCTATATTAGGTTCAAAGTTTTATCTGTGTTCTGCAGCAGGTCAAAGAGGGCGTGGTTCATGTCAACGTTAAGACGACTTATGCAATGACATTTATTTGGCTTGTATTCGCAATTTCTGTGACTAGGTAGTATCCTTCATTTTTACCATGGCTGTTGCTATTCAATGGGtctaggagagacattgtgtagcAGCCTGAACATAGGGAAATGCCTACTTCCAACATAAGTGTGTCAGAATTGTGTCAGTTGTGGTAGATTCATCTTGCAACACCAGCACACTGCTGAAATTGGGACATAATACTAATAGGCTGACCACGCGAGCGttacaaaataaatttagaaatctatgttattaaattattgcattaCCAAGtgctaaaatagaagtcctttctatttctgacgcaaatcacgctgcaagtcctgcctctcccatctcctcattggtttatagaagcaggtacccacgtgccatctcctcattggttatacccaagtgggtgattgaaagatgaactgtgtTGCTGGTCGGtgtagtaatactatgaaagtttagatgccaatcaccatataagttcaaagatgaaaagcctggaaggaggagagatgactagaaacgattcggttgaccgtgtttatgtgtggattaattgtcggagtggaggaccttgtgcatttcaggtaaaataactcaatgtttatatcccaggacaaattagctagcaacagtaagctagctaaataggacaaatttatctagcaagtgcaagctaactagctaaattgccataaatgtttaatgcttttcgacctgttcccaaatttaatgtaattggttcagagtttgttttgatattttaacctgcatgttgtgatcgcgtttggtgtaggaggACAAAATAAATTAATGTATGATGGCGCACgctcgcagccggtttgggttccgtgttaagATGGTGCCATACTGTAGAGCAGCCGTTTTGCGAGCTCCGACCCAACTTTGCTAATTAGTGATTATTTTGCCATTTATTGATACTTTATTTTCACGCAATGTATCCGCTATCATTTCTTATAACCGACAATAACTTTTGAACATCAGATCGGCTGTTACTTAACTCAATTCTTacttcatttacatttaagtcatttagcagacgctcttatccagagcgacttacaaattggtgcattcaccttatgatatccagtggaacaaccactttacaatagtacatctatatctttttttgggggtgggggggggtagaaggattactttatcctatcctaggtattccttaaagaggtggtgtttcaggtgtctccggaaggtggtgattgactccgctgtcctggcgtcgtgagggagcttgttccaccataggggtgccagagcagcgaacagttttgactgggctgagcgggaactgtacttcctcagaggtaggggggccagcaggccagaggtggatgaacgcagtgcccttgtttgggtgtagggcctgatcagagcctgaaggtacggaggtgccgttcccctcacagctccgtaggcaagcaccatggtcttgtagcggatgcgagcttcaactggaagccagtggagagagcggaggagcggggtgacgtgagagaacttgaacaccagacgggctgcggcgttctggatgagttgtaggggtttaatggcacaggcagggagcccagccaacagcgagttgcagtaatccagacgggagatgacaagtgcctggattaggacctgcgccgcttcctgtgtgaggcagggtcgtgcTCTGCGAattttgtagagcatgaacctacaggatcgggtcaccgccttgatgttagtggagaacgacagggtgttctccagggtcacgccaaggttcttagcactctgggaggaggacacaatggagttgtcaaccgtgatggcgagatcatggaacgggcagtccttccccgggaggaagagcagctccgtcttgccgaggttcagcttgaggtggtgatccgtcatccacactgatatgtctgccagacatgcagagatgcgattcgccacctggttatcagaagggggaaaggagaagattaattgtgtgtcgtctgcatagcaatgataggagaggccatgtgaggatatgacagagccaagtgacttggtgtatagcgagaataggagagggcctagaacagagccctgggggacaccagtggtgagagcacgtggtgcggagacagattctcgccacgccacctggtaggagcgacctgtcaggtaggacgcaatccaagcgtgagccgcgccggagatgcccaactcggagagggtggagaggaggatctgatggttcacagtatcaaaggcagcagataggtctagaaggatgagagcagaggagagagagagttagctttagcagtgcggagagcctccgtgacacagagaagagcagtctcagttgaatgaccagtcttgaaacctgactgatttggatgaaggtcattctgagagagatagcaggagagctggccaaggacggcacgttcaagagttttgaagagaaaagaaagaagggatactggtctgtagttgacatcggagggatcgagtgtaggttttttcagaaggggtgcaactctcgctctcttgaagacggaagggacgtagccagcggtcaaggatgagttgatgagcgaggtgaggtaagggagaaggtctccggaaatggtctggagaagagaggaggggatagggtcaagcgggcaggttgttgggtggccggccgtcacaagacgcaagatttcatctggagagaaaggggagaaagaggtcaaagcacagggtagggcagtgtgagcaggaccagcggtgtcgtttgacttagcaaacgaggatcggatgtcgtcgaccttcttttcaaaatggttgacgatgtcatccgcagagagggagggggggaggaggattcaggagggaggaggagaaggtggcgaagagcttcctagggttagaggcagatgcttggaatttagagtggtagaaagtggctttagcagcagagacagaagaggaaaatgtagagaggagggagtgaaaggatgccaggtctgcagggaggcgagttttcctccatttccgctcggctgcccggagccctgttctgtgagctcgcaatgagtcgtcgagccacggagcaggaggggaggaccgagccggcctggaggataggggacatagagagtcaaaggatgcagaaagggagcagaggagggttgaggaggcagaatcaggagataggttggagaaggtttgatcagagggaagagatgataggatggaagaggagagagtagcgggagagagagagcgaaggttgcgacggcgcaataccatccgagtaggggcagagtgagaagtgttggatgagagcgagagggaaaaggatacaaggtagtggtcggagacttggaggggagttgcaatgagattagtggaagaacagcatctagtaaagatgaggtcaagcgtattgcctgccttgtgagtaggggggaaggtgagagggtgaggtcaaaagaggagaggagtggaaagaaggaggcagagaggaatgagtcaaaggtagacgtggggaggttaaagacacccagaactgtgagaggtgagccatcctcaggaaaggagcttatcaaggcgtcaagctcattgatgaactctccaagggaacctggagggcgataaattataaggatgttaagcttgaaagggctggtaactgtgacagcatggaattcaaaggaggcgatagacagatgggtcaggggagaaagagagaatgtccacttgggagagatgaggattccagtgccaccaccccgctggccagatgctctcggggtatgcgagaacacgtgggcagacgaggagagagcagtaggagtagcagtgttatctgtggtaatccatgtttccgtcagcgccaagaagtcgagggactggagggtagcataggctgagatgaactctgccttgttggccgcagactggcagttccagaggctgccggagacctggaactccacgtgggtcgtgcgcgctgggaccaccaggttagtggcagcggccacgcggtgtgaagcgtttgtatggcctgtgcagaggggagagaacagggatagacagacacatagttgacaggctacagaagaggctacgctaatgcaaaggagattggaatgacaagtggactacacgtcttgaatgttcagaaagttaagcttacgttgcaaaaatcttattgactaaaatgatacagtactgctggctggtgaaatgggctagctagcagtggctgcgttgttgactttgtttgaaagtgtagctggctaggtaacctcgatagtttcagtactacaccttatcatgatacaaaggcaactaagtagctagctaacataacactaatcaagacgttcctttgtaatgtatttcgtttctacaatgctgctcgtcggtaatagttggctaggtttggaaaaatggcgtcgcgggggacgaaaatagctggctagctaacctcgataattactctaaactacacaattatcaaactatgacaaagacaactatgtagctagctaacactatactactcaaatcgttccgttgtaatgtattagtttctacagtgctgctagtcggtagaagttggctagctagcaggggGGTTTGATGTTGAcaaggtgtgttgactaagtctggggAACGGCGTCgcgggacgaaaatagctggctagctaacctcgataattactctaaactacacagttatcttagatgcaaagacaactatgtagctcgctaacactacactaatcaaatcgttccgttgtaatgtattagtttctacagtgctgcg
The window above is part of the Salmo salar chromosome ssa15, Ssal_v3.1, whole genome shotgun sequence genome. Proteins encoded here:
- the LOC106571612 gene encoding glutaredoxin-related protein 5, mitochondrial-like, whose amino-acid sequence is MNNLIRLTVRCFRLSSSVYLPRKVDGQNVSLPTLKSSARFMCSAPLQTDLGDMVKKDKVVVFMKGTPAQPMCGFSNAVVQILRMHGVNEYAAYNVLDDQDLRQGVKDFSNWPTIPQIFLNGEFVGGCDIFLQMHQNGDLVEELQKLGIRSALLDAEKESK